One genomic segment of Oncorhynchus nerka isolate Pitt River linkage group LG16, Oner_Uvic_2.0, whole genome shotgun sequence includes these proteins:
- the LOC115144425 gene encoding nucleolar RNA helicase 2-like yields MPSKIIFETEDIGMEGEMDISAGSTTPKKIKEKKTKEGKKIKKQKTVVEEEPDCEPPAPKKKKKKNKEKEDKTNGGAEVDVNSNTEESPLKDNTSLSNEESADNDKATEKKKKKKKKEKKTDEKVIVNGVLPETPTLIAQSNGHTAATTPAQSSEDSDSGKETETPEQKEGAFSNFRISPNTIKLLQARGISYLFDIQTQTFNSVYEGKDVIGQARTGTGKTLAFAIPLIEKLQNDPDDKKRGRAPKILCLAPTRELAIQVSKDFKDMTKKLSVTCFYGGSSYNPQLDAIRSGIDILVGTPGRIKDHLQNNKLDLSQLKHVVLDEVDQMLDMGFADQVEEILSASYQKDSETNPQTLLFSATCPSWVYDVAKRYMRPTYEHVDLIGKKTQKTATTVEHLAIACHWSQRAAVIGDVVQVYSGSHGRTIVFCETKKDANELSMNASIKQSSQSLHGDIPQKQREITLKGFRSGTFEVLVATNVAARGLDIPEVDLVVQCSPPKDVESYIHRSGRTGRAGRTGVCICFYQRKEEDQLRYVEQKAGITFKRVGVPTANDIIKSSSKDAVRFLDSVPPQAIEYFRVSATKLIEERGAVEALSAALAHISGATALEQRSLLNSDTGYTTMTMNCSQELQNIGCAWRGLKEQLGEEIDNMIRGMTFLKGKMGVCFDVPADKVKEYQDAWQDGRRWQLSIATELPELEEKPRMGGDRGYGRSFGGQGGGRGFRNGGGGGGNWRGGGSHKRSFSSAFDY; encoded by the exons ATGCCGTCAAAGATTATTTTTGAAACCGAAGACATCGGGATGGAAGGTGAAATGGACATTAGTGCGGGCAGTACGACACCAAAA AAAATAAAGGAGAAGAAGACCAAGGAGGGAAAGAAAATCAAGAAACAGAAAACGGTTGTTGAAGAGGAACCTGACTGTGAACCTCCTGCtcccaagaagaagaagaagaagaataaggAAAAAGAGGACAAAACTAACGGGGGCGCAGAAGTTGATGTTAACAGCAACACAGAAGAATCACCTTTGAAGGACAACACATCTCTTTCCAATGAGGAGTCTGCAGACAATGACAAAGCAACCGAG aagaagaagaagaagaagaaaaaggaaaaaaagACCGATGAAAAGGTCATCGTCAACGGAGTGTTGCCTGAGACTCCCACGCTGATTGCACAAAGTAATGGGCATACCGCGGCGACAACTCCAGCACAATCAAGCGAGGACTCCGACAGTGGAAAAGAAACC GAGACGCCAGAACAGAAAGAGGGAGCCTTCTCTAACTTCAGAATCTCCCCCAACACCATTAAACTACTTCAAG CAAGAGGCATATCTTACCTCTTTGACATCCAAACACAAACCTTCAATTCTGTGTACGAGGGAAAGGATGTGATTGGCCAGGCAAGAACAGGCACTGGGAAAACTTTAGCTTTTGCCATTCCGCTGATTGAGAAACTCCAAAATGACCCAGATGACAAGAAGAGGGGCAGAGCCCCAAAG ATTTTGTGCCTTGCTCCAACCAGAGAATTGGCTATTCAAGTATCCAAGGATTTCAAGGACATGACAAAGAAACTGTCTGTTACTTGTTTCTATGGTGGGAGCTCCTACAACCCCCAAC TTGATGCGATCCGCAGTGGCATCGATATCCTAGTGGGAACTCCAGGTCGTATCAAGGACCATCTACAGAATAACAAACTGGACCTGTCTCAATTGAAGCACGTTGTATTGGATGAAGTGGACCAAATGCTTGATATGGGCTTTGCAGATCAGGTGGAGGAGATACTGTCTGCGTCTTACCAAAAAG ACTCTGAGACCAACCCCCAGACCCTGCTCTTCTCTGCCACATGCCCATCGTGGGTGTATGATGTGGCAAAGAGGTACATGAGGCCAACCTATGAGCATGTGGACCTCATTGGCAAAAAGACCCAGAAAACTGCCACCACAGTAGAG CACCTTGCCATAGCGTGTCACTGGTCCCAGAGGGCTGCAGTCATTGGGGATGTGGTGCAGGTTTACAGCGGGAGCCACGGCCGCACCATCGTCTTCTGTGAGACCAAGAAGGATGCCAACGAGCTGTCAATGAATGCCTCCATAAAACAG AGTTCCCAGTCACTTCATGGGGACATTCCTCAGAAGCAGAGGGAGATCACACTGAAAGGCTTCAGAAGTGGCACCTTCGAGGTCCTAGTGGCCACCAACGTTGCTGCCCGCGGGTTGGACATCCCAGAGGTAGACCTGGTCGTGCAGTGCTCACCCCCAAAG GATGTGGAGTCCTACATTCACCGGTCAGGTCGAACTGGTCGGGCTGGCAGGACTGGCGTCTGCATCTGTTTCTACCAACGCAAAGAGGAAGACCAGCTCCGATATGTAGAGCAGAAAGCGGGCATTACATTTAAGCGAGTTGGAGTGCCCACGGCCAATGACATCATCAAATCCTCCAGTAAAGACGCAGTGAGGTTTTTAGACTCTGTGCCTCCTCAAGCCATTGAGTATTTCCGCGTGTCTGCTACCAAGCTGATTGAGGAGCGTGGGGCCGTGGAGGCCCTGTCTGCCGCCCTGGCACACATATCAGGAGCCACTGCCTTGGAGCAGAGGTCCCTCCTCAACTCTGACACG GGCTACACCACAATGACAATGAACTGCTCCCAGGAGCTGCAAAACATTGGCTGCGCCTGGCGTGGTCTGAAGGAGCAACTGGGAGAGGAGATTGACAACATGATCCGGGGGATGACCTTCCTCAAGGGCAAAATG GGAGTCTGTTTTGATGTCCCGGCTGACAAGGTAAAGGAGTACCAG GATGCCTGGCAGGATGGTAGACGTTGGCAGCTGTCAATCGCCACAGAGCTTCCTGAGCTGGAGGAGAAACCGCGCATGGGTGGTGACCGTGGATATGGACGTTCCTTCGGAGGACAGGGAGGTGGCCGTGGCTTCAGAAACGGCGGAGGCGGCGGCGGCAACTGGAGAGGTGGAGGCAGTCATAAACGCAGCTTCAGCAGTGCGTTTGATTATTAA
- the LOC115144426 gene encoding interferon regulatory factor 2-like, with product MQQGRLRLRPWLEKQIQSGKYPGVTWLDETAQVFQIPWKHAARHGWNIDKDATLFRNWAMHTGRYKPGIDKPDPKTWKANFRCALNTLPDVKELQGKSIKKGSNASRVYMMLPVVKRIERRKGPQKSDVDIKHSPISLSENEARSCAPLDGFAEVFLKYRGGQTSHNPAMFHVEDNYPPNNNNEERSPEQPYSHQSSFTPEAHKNSDANEQADAVFKIVDHLKHLEHWSQSNDNRSWRAADASWVDSYCEDMDYLGYPMETDCYTYSAQQIQFL from the exons ATGCAACAAGGTCGTCTAAGACTGCGACCCTGGCTTGAGAAGCAGATACAGTCAGGGAAATACCCAGGTGTCACCTGGCTTGATGAG ACAGCTCAAGTTTTCCAGATTCCTTGGAAGCATGCGGCTCGACATGGTTGGAATATAGACAAGGACGCCACTTTGTTCCGAAACTGGGCAATGCACACAG GCAGATACAAACCTGGGATAGACAAGCCTGATCCTAAGACCTGGAAAGCCAACTTCCGATGTGCCCTGAACACTCTACCCGATGTGAAAGAGCTACAGGGCAAGAGCATCAAGAAGGGCAGTAATGCCTCCAGGGTTTACATGATGCTGCCTGTTGTTAAACGTATCGAACGAAGAAAAG GACCTCAGAAGTCAGACGTTGATATAAAACATAGTCCGATCTCCCTCTCAGAAAATGAGGCACGTTCTTGTGCTCCACTGGATGGGTTTGCAG AGGTTTTCCTGAAGTATAGAGGTGGACAGACCAGTCACAACCCTGCTATGTTTCATGTCGAGGACAACTACCCtcccaacaacaacaacgagGAAAGATCACCAGAACAGCCCTACTCTCACcagtcttccttcacacctgaaGCACATA AAAACTCTGATGCTAATGAGCAAGCAGACGCTGTATTCAAG ATAGTTGATCACCTAAAACACTTGGAGCACTGGAGCCAGTCTAATGACAACAGAAGCTGGAGGGCAGCAGACGCCAGCTGGGTGGACAGTTACT GTGAGGATATGGATTACTTGGGGTATCCCATGGAGACTGACTGCTACACTTACAGTGCACAGCAAATACAATTTCTATAA
- the LOC115144427 gene encoding KIF-binding protein, which yields MDTTLSIPTTGPRLSHTEITNMASTYSHEWRAVCDKFNNAQDLSEVESRKDPENDPFRSKYKARELLREIYCSLKNFDVGENESVNDEVDQRPTEQPVDGGMEESFGRGHCGDSPAGSRAAKLGAVEYYLGVNHVETEELSAGEEHLMNCMTLLEKCSISPENVSLFIQVRNQLGILWAGRDEIEKAQGFLETAEAMYIRYMKEDGQPPMDLTEFFVAEEEALPQQERTKRFEMAYTHTLYYLAQVYKNLEQYEKAGGYCHSTLQRQLEFNQFIPLEWAINAATLSQYYITKTLYMEGRHCLSAASVIAGLAGEVPSEAAAQESEAEAEKRDQLRQKRAEIARCWIKYCLNLLQDAKKLLEDNIGELDMDRQAELRATRLKEEEEKERGRKSAVLFGSSDTFDSICGLEEKVSCVFPVDFEEARSIFLVGQTYVNQAKEYFEMDGHVTDHIEILQDHSALFKALAFFEEDLERRCKMHKRRVDMMEPICKDLNAQYYLLVCRQLQFELAETYYEMMDLKLAVANKQDDLDAHTVKKFNHLCSSSTKFYQMFLDSVRSPEGKWPEKLEDEVLRPALVAKFRVARLHSRLISSSKTVQLENLNRALECYNFVVQYCKDNPEAKSAIETELELSEEMVSLLPLKINRIQANLASSN from the exons ATGGACACGACCCTGAGCATCCCAACTACGGGTCCCCGGTTGAGTCATACTGAAATAACAAACATGGCTTCCACATACAGTCATGAGTGGAGAGCAGTTTGCGACAAATTTAATAATGCTCAAGATCTATCTGAAGTAGAATCAAGAAAAGACCCAGAAAATGACCCTTTTCGATCGAAGTATAAGGCAAGGGAGCTTTTGAGAGAGATTTACTGCTCTTTGAAGAATTTCGATGTCGGTGAAAACGAGAGCGTCAATGATGAAGTCGACCAGCGCCCGACAGAGCAGCCCGTTgacggaggaatggaggagagctTTGGGAGAGGCCACTGTGGAGATTCACCAGCCGGATCAAGAGCAGCTAAACTCGGGGCGGTGGAGTATTATCTTGGTGTAAACCACGTGGAAACAGAAGAGCTGTCTGCTGGAGAGGAACATTTAATGAATTGCATGACATTGCTGGAGAAGTGCAGCATATCACCCGAGAACGTGTCTTTGTTCATCCAAGTCAGg AATCAACTGGGCATTCTGTGGGCTGGCAGGGATGAAATTGAGAAAGCCCAAGGATTTTTGGAAACTGCAGAAGCAATGTATATTCGTTACATGAAAGAG GATGGGCAACCCCCAATGGACCTCACCGAGTTCTTTGTGGCAGAGGAAGAAGCATTACCCCAACAGgagaggaccaagag ATTTGAAATGGCTTATACCCACACGCTGTACTATCTTGCACAAGTGTACAAGAACTTGGAGCAGTATGAGAAAGCTGGGGGCTACTGCCACAGCACTCTGCAGAGACAGCTGGAATTCAACCAGTTCATTCCTCTGGAATGGGCCATCAACGCAGCCACTTTATCACAATATTACATCACCAAG ACCCTCTACATGGAGGGCAGGCACTGTCTATCTGCTGCCAGTGTCATAGCAGGCCTGGCCGGGGAGGTCCCCTCAGAAGCCGCTGCCCAGGAGA GTGAAGCTGAAGCTGAGAAGCGAGACCAACTTCGACAGAAGAGAGCTGAAATAGCCAGGTGTTGGATAAAATACTGCCTTAATTTGTTGCAAGATGCCAAGAAACTTCTCGAG GACAACATTGGAGAGCTAGATATGGATCGTCAGGCAGAGCTAAGAGCAACACGgctaaaggaggaggaggagaaggagaggggaaggaagagtgCTGTTCTGTTTGGTTCCAGTGACACTTTTGACTCCATCTGTGGCCTGGAGGAGAAAGTGAGTTGTGTCTTCCCTGTGGACTTTGAGGAAGCCCGCTCCATCTTCCTGGTTGGCCAGACCTATGTAAATCAAGCCAAGGAGTACTTTGAGATGGACGGCCACGTCACAGACCACATCGAGATCCTGCAGGACCACAGCGCTCTCTTCAAGGCCCTGGCCTTCTTCGAGGAGGACCTGGAGCGGCGCTGCAAGATGCACAAGCGGCGTGTGGACATGATGGAACCCATCTGCAAAGACCTGAACGCCCAGTACTACCTCCTCGTCTGCCGCCAGCTGCAGTTTGAGCTGGCTGAGACCTACTACGAGATGATGGATCTCAAGCTGGCCGTGGCCAACAAGCAGGACGACTTGGATGCGCATACGGTCAAGAAGTTTAAccacctctgctcctcctccaccAAGTTCTACCAGATGTTCCTCGACTCCGTCCGCTCGCCAGAGGGCAAATGGCCGGAGAAACTGGAGGACGAGGTGCTGAGGCCGGCACTGGTGGCTAAGTTCCGGGTGGCTCGTCTCCACAGCAGGCTGATCTCGTCCAGCAAAACTGTTCAGCTGGAGAACCTGAACCGCGCCCTGGAGTGCTACAACTTTGTGGTCCAGTACTGCAAGGACAACCCAGAGGCTAAAAGCGCCATCGAGACAGAGCTGGAGCTGAGCGAAGAGATGGTCAGCCTTCTGCCCCTCAAGATCAACCGAATCCAGGCAAATCTGGCCTCCTCTAACTGA